In one Chryseobacterium camelliae genomic region, the following are encoded:
- a CDS encoding YeiH family protein, with protein sequence MKDFIQHEGSKKLIFFALAVLCLTPLVSSPIALLLGFILAIIIGNPFEKALHYYIHLLLQISIVGLGFGLKLDEALEAGKSGLVLTIISICTVMVLGYFLGKFLKLERPLFYLISVGTAICGGSAIAATSPIIKPSTKQISLALAIVFTLNSVALFVYPMIGHFLNLSQEEFGLWCAVGIHDTSSVVGAASKYGNEALKIATTVKLARALWIIPVSLITMFIFKSKESKIKIPWFIAYFIVAILLNTYFPFFDRFSSGITVAAKSGLNLTLFFIGSTLSIQTLKTIGFKPLALAVFLWVFISAGNLLFILNLD encoded by the coding sequence ATGAAAGATTTCATTCAACATGAAGGATCAAAAAAACTAATTTTCTTTGCTTTGGCCGTTTTGTGCCTTACTCCGTTAGTTTCTTCACCAATTGCGTTACTTTTAGGTTTTATTCTGGCAATCATTATCGGGAATCCCTTTGAGAAAGCACTACACTATTATATTCATCTTTTATTACAGATCTCCATTGTAGGGTTAGGTTTCGGATTAAAATTAGACGAAGCCTTAGAAGCCGGAAAATCAGGATTAGTATTGACCATAATCAGTATTTGTACCGTTATGGTTTTGGGATATTTCCTTGGTAAATTTTTAAAGCTTGAAAGACCTCTATTTTATCTGATTTCTGTAGGAACTGCCATTTGTGGCGGAAGTGCGATTGCAGCTACTTCCCCGATTATCAAACCCAGTACGAAGCAAATTTCATTGGCTCTTGCCATTGTTTTTACCTTAAATTCTGTCGCACTGTTCGTTTATCCGATGATTGGTCATTTTCTGAATCTTTCACAGGAAGAATTCGGTTTGTGGTGTGCTGTTGGAATTCATGACACCAGTTCGGTAGTCGGAGCAGCAAGTAAATATGGAAATGAAGCTTTAAAAATTGCGACTACCGTCAAATTGGCAAGAGCTTTATGGATCATTCCGGTTTCTTTGATCACCATGTTTATTTTTAAAAGTAAAGAGTCGAAAATTAAAATTCCCTGGTTTATTGCCTATTTCATTGTAGCAATTTTATTGAATACGTATTTCCCGTTTTTTGATCGGTTCAGTTCAGGAATTACCGTTGCAGCAAAATCAGGATTGAATCTTACCCTGTTTTTTATAGGTTCCACACTGTCGATTCAGACTTTAAAGACGATTGGCTTCAAGCCTTTGGCATTGGCTGTTTTTCTTTGGGTTTTTATAAGTGCTGGAAATTTGCTTTTTATTTTGAATTTGGATTAA
- a CDS encoding LysR family transcriptional regulator: protein MFDYRLKVFHTVATRSGFTKASEELNISQPAVTKHIKEIESQLNTRLFDRKGTSIQLTQSGKILFEYAEKIRNIYRDLEFEINQINQQHRGKLIIGASTTVAQYILPEILAKFNSYYKDIKIELLTHNTEIISELLKEGKIDLGIIEGESQSSYFEYKKFKADEIVLVAKANHPLANKTLHLKDLYNSELIFREQGSGSLEFIQNRLKEKEIFIDQLNIVMQLGSSESIKNYLLYSESMAFLSISTVLNELKNNQLSIIDIKNFSIERDFHFILPKGEQSELIRLFLRFAE from the coding sequence ATGTTTGATTACAGATTAAAAGTTTTTCACACGGTAGCTACCAGATCGGGCTTTACAAAGGCATCGGAAGAGTTGAACATCTCTCAGCCGGCTGTTACAAAACACATTAAAGAAATTGAAAGTCAATTAAATACCAGATTATTTGACAGAAAAGGGACTTCCATTCAGCTGACACAAAGCGGAAAAATTTTGTTTGAATATGCCGAGAAAATCAGGAATATTTACCGTGATCTGGAATTTGAAATCAATCAGATCAATCAACAACATAGAGGAAAACTGATTATTGGGGCAAGTACTACAGTTGCACAATATATTTTACCTGAAATTTTAGCCAAATTCAATTCCTATTACAAAGACATTAAAATTGAATTGCTTACGCATAATACAGAAATCATTTCTGAATTATTAAAAGAAGGAAAAATTGATCTGGGAATTATCGAAGGAGAATCCCAGTCGTCTTATTTTGAATACAAAAAATTTAAAGCCGATGAAATTGTTTTGGTGGCAAAAGCCAATCATCCTTTAGCTAATAAAACGTTGCATCTTAAAGATTTATACAATTCAGAATTGATTTTTAGAGAACAGGGTTCGGGCTCATTAGAATTCATCCAAAATCGTCTGAAGGAAAAAGAAATTTTCATTGATCAATTAAATATCGTGATGCAGTTGGGAAGCAGTGAAAGCATCAAAAACTATCTCTTATATTCCGAAAGCATGGCTTTTTTATCCATCAGTACAGTTTTAAATGAATTGAAAAACAATCAGCTCAGCATTATTGATATTAAAAACTTCAGCATTGAAAGAGATTTCCATTTTATTCTTCCAAAAGGTGAGCAATCAGAACTTATCAGACTTTTCCTGAGATTTGCAGAATAG